One segment of Streptomyces bathyalis DNA contains the following:
- a CDS encoding cob(I)yrinic acid a,c-diamide adenosyltransferase has protein sequence MVNLTRIYTRTGDSGTTALGDMSRTAKTDTRIAAYADANEANAAIGVALAVGELPNEITTVLVRVQNDLFDVGADLATPVVEEPEFPPLRVEQSYIDKLEADCDAFLQDLEKLRSFILPGGTAGAALLHQACTVVRRAERSTWAALDEHGDVMNPLTATYLNRLSDLLFILARSANKELGDVMWVPGENR, from the coding sequence ATGGTCAATCTGACGCGCATCTACACCCGTACCGGCGACTCCGGCACCACCGCCCTCGGCGACATGAGCCGCACCGCGAAGACGGACACACGCATCGCGGCGTACGCCGACGCCAATGAGGCCAACGCTGCCATCGGAGTGGCCCTCGCCGTCGGCGAGCTGCCGAACGAGATCACGACGGTCCTCGTACGGGTACAGAACGACCTCTTCGACGTCGGCGCCGACCTGGCCACACCCGTCGTCGAGGAGCCGGAGTTCCCACCCCTGCGCGTCGAGCAGAGCTACATCGACAAACTCGAGGCGGACTGCGACGCGTTCCTACAGGACCTGGAGAAGCTGCGCAGCTTCATCCTGCCGGGAGGCACCGCGGGAGCCGCGCTGCTGCACCAGGCGTGCACCGTCGTGCGCCGGGCGGAGCGCTCCACGTGGGCCGCGCTGGACGAGCACGGCGACGTCATGAATCCGCTGACGGCGACCTACCTCAACCGCCTCTCCGACCTGCTCTTCATCCTGGCACGCTCCGCCAACAAGGAGCTGGGCGACGTCATGTGGGTGCCGGGCGAGAACCGCTGA
- a CDS encoding glycoside hydrolase family 3 N-terminal domain-containing protein yields the protein MPRKPTVRAIALAACAAALAAVVPAALTADALPADDASPAETAGRAPAPSCAEREAAGMSLEQQVGQLFISGVDADSPQNSEIAAVRDLHIGGVILTGGTGDGVRATRQVSERVQAAATTGGVPLWVSADQEGGKVQHLKGEGFDAMPTAVEQGKLGPDELRSRAKGWGGELSAAGVNVNLAPVLDTVPAELGSDNKPIGFLKRNYGTTPAAVTSHGTAYQAGMTDAGVTPAVKHFPGLGRVLGNTDDTKDVKDEVTTRDDAYLEPFRAALSAQRQPLVMISSARYTKIDAGSMAAFSSTILTGMLRGDLGFDGVIVSDDLGAAKAVEDVPAGERALRFLSAGGTVALSVDAGKLPAMVDAVLQRARSDEQFRDRVGTDAERVVKAKAAAGLLRCG from the coding sequence ATGCCGAGGAAACCGACCGTCCGCGCAATCGCCCTCGCCGCCTGTGCCGCCGCCCTTGCGGCCGTCGTTCCGGCGGCGCTCACCGCGGACGCGTTGCCCGCGGACGACGCGTCACCAGCGGAGACGGCCGGACGTGCCCCCGCGCCGTCGTGCGCCGAACGCGAGGCGGCCGGCATGAGCCTGGAGCAGCAGGTGGGTCAGCTGTTCATCAGCGGGGTCGACGCCGACTCACCTCAGAACTCCGAGATCGCCGCCGTACGGGACCTGCACATCGGCGGAGTCATCCTCACCGGCGGCACCGGCGACGGGGTCCGCGCGACGCGTCAGGTGAGCGAGCGCGTTCAGGCCGCGGCGACCACCGGCGGCGTGCCGCTCTGGGTGTCGGCGGATCAGGAGGGCGGCAAGGTCCAGCACTTGAAGGGCGAGGGCTTCGACGCGATGCCGACCGCCGTCGAGCAGGGCAAGCTCGGCCCCGACGAGCTGCGCTCCCGCGCGAAGGGCTGGGGAGGGGAGTTGAGCGCCGCGGGCGTCAACGTCAATCTCGCGCCCGTGCTCGACACCGTCCCGGCGGAGCTCGGCAGCGACAACAAGCCCATCGGGTTCCTGAAGCGCAACTACGGCACGACGCCCGCCGCCGTCACGTCCCACGGCACCGCCTACCAGGCGGGGATGACGGACGCCGGGGTGACACCGGCCGTGAAGCACTTCCCGGGCCTGGGCCGGGTGCTGGGGAACACCGACGACACCAAGGATGTGAAGGACGAGGTGACCACGCGGGACGACGCCTACCTCGAACCCTTCCGGGCGGCCCTCTCCGCACAGCGGCAGCCGCTGGTGATGATCTCCAGCGCCCGCTACACGAAGATCGACGCCGGCAGCATGGCCGCGTTCTCCTCGACGATCCTCACCGGCATGCTCCGCGGGGACCTCGGTTTCGACGGCGTCATCGTCTCCGACGACCTCGGCGCGGCCAAGGCCGTCGAGGACGTCCCCGCGGGCGAGCGTGCGCTGCGGTTCCTCTCCGCGGGCGGGACGGTCGCCCTCAGCGTCGACGCGGGCAAGCTGCCCGCCATGGTCGACGCCGTGCTCCAACGCGCCCGGTCCGACGAGCAGTTCCGCGACCGGGTCGGGACCGACGCGGAGCGCGTGGTGAAGGCGAAGGCCGCCGCCGGCCTGCTGCGGTGCGGGTAG